The Callospermophilus lateralis isolate mCalLat2 chromosome 4, mCalLat2.hap1, whole genome shotgun sequence genomic interval CCAACACACAAACCTTTAATCTCCATGAAAACCATTCAAACACATATGCTGCCCTTTGTCCTTTAGCAACATCAGACTGGTAGAAAGAAAtgacacccccaccccaccagttATTCCAACCCAAACAACAACCAAGCCAGTTTAGTGGTAGGAATTAGTTGTATTTTTTGCCTTTGTTCAGAATACATGAAATTGGTAAATATGCCACATGCCTTTGGTGAAGTACAACTGTTATTACTCTATACAAGTATGAGATTGGGGTTTGGAAAAAAGACAAAGAGGTAATGACAGACACACAGTGGAAACCCCACATCATCTCATGGCAAACTGAAGAAAGGGATGTGGGAAACTCGGCTTCATTTGACTGCAGAGTCCCGGGGTTTAGTTGCATATTTGCTCATGCACATGGGTGGTGGGAGGGAAGTGGGAGAGCAAAGACACAGAAGAGGATTCAGGGTGGgatgagaaagaaagaagggataTTACCCCCAAAAGAGCAAAGCCAACTATACTTGGTGAGCCTCAAGAGGGACAGAAACCCAGAAAATAATTCCCATGATAGGGTTGGGTGGGCCAAGAGGGCGAATTTGCTCCAGGCTTGGGGACACATCTTGGACAGTGGTGGTTCTTCTCCAGCGGTGACCCCCTGCATTAGGCAAGGAGGAGCCCAGAGGAGAGTGGAGACCTTCGAGGGGGACGCTGGGAGGGTACACTGACTGCTTTCTTCCAGCTCTTCAGTCCTGCCCTAGGCAGGACGAAGGAAATATGGGAAAGGGGGCAAAAAGAAAGGAAGTATGGTTTTGCACAATGAAATGCTGCTGCATGGAAAGCGGGCATTCAGACCCAGCCCAGCATGGCCTCAGACTCTTTCTGATTGTGGaccagaggacagagggaaacactGCTATGGGTCTTCCCCTTCCCGTTCCCAGCCTTCCCTCCTCCCCTAGCACCTCAGTTTTATCCCATGTAACATGCTATCCTGAAGTTCAGCAGTAGCCCCCAAGGTAGGCTAAGCAGCTCCCATCCTCAGGTTCCACTGTCTATGCACACAAAGCAAGCAAAGAGGAGAAAGACAGGAAGCAATGTGGGATTCAGATGGGTAAGGGCAGTTCAGAAGGGGAGCATACTGCAGAAAGAACAGAGAGGTGGCTCCAGATGCAAGGGGCCCATGATAGTATAACAATATAAAAATACACCTGTCACAGACTCTCAACCCTCCCACTCCAAGTCTGAGTTAGTGGATCTACTGGACTTCTCTAAATCTTTATAATCAACCAGGGCTCACAGGGATGGTGTGGAGAAAAGAATTCTATGGGAGTGTAGGACCTTACCTCTAGCAGTCTCACATTTCTCTATCAACAGGAAGGGAGATACGGGACCTTCTTTAAAGAGAGGGCAAGAAGTGGCTTCCTGAAAGCCTGTTATTCTCAAATTAGGCCCTTGACTTACTGTTTCTCTATAACAGGTATTCTCTCTTTATTCCAGTGATTAAAATAAATCACAAGCACCAAACTCTGGCTAGTTGCAATTATTTGATGCCCTCATGAACAATATAGAATGCTGCAGAAAACATCAGAGAGACAGCTCCTTCCAGTTAGAAGCAAATAGGTCTGCTTCTAGGATGGAAATGAGAGTCTCCTAGTAGTTTTGTAATCAACAAGTGCTTGTTTTCCAGGCTAATAGAGAACAAAGTAAAAGACTATAAGATTCCTGAAAGACACAGAAAATCTTGGGCTGAAAGATTATCAACTGCAAAAAACAGACTTGATTTTCTAAAAGGGTACTGCACTAGGACCAGATTGGCCTTTGGACAAAACCCCAGGGCTCTCTAAAGGCCTGGCACAGGAGAAAAGCTAGCAAGTGCAGCACTGAGCAAGCCACCACTTCCCAACTATTCATGGTCCCCTCCTGCCAGAGACCTGGCCTTTCTAGGAGACACTCATGGACACCAATACCCTTTTTCTCCCCGACAACCTTACCAGCTTCTTGGGCACTTCACCTCAGTTATTCTCCCTCCCCTTGGCAGCCAACTCCTTTAGGGTATGGGGGAACATAAGAGTACATGAGAAGGGGAAAGGAAGGAGGCGTCAGCTGTTGATCTTTAGGTAGTGACTTCAAGACTGTACCACGAGCAGCATTTCTAGTATTGAGGGACAGAATGCAAATGAATGCAACAAAAAAGGAAGAATGGATGATGGAGAAGCCTGGGCTGGGATGGAGAAAGGCAGATGGGGAAGTTTGTTGAGAGAGCAAACAGAGGGAGAAGGACATGAGCTTGAATGGCAATGGAGAACAGGGAAGGGGTGGCACATTCTCAAGTAAAAAAGTAGACTGGACACAGGAATCAGGAAGTCCCAGATGGAGAAGAAAAAGAGACAGgagaaaacaagagggcaaattaCATCAAGTTACTAGATGTTCAAGTCTCTCAGTTGCAGGTGCCCCAGCCCCAAGGTCTCCCTCTGACCCAAGCCAGTGACAAACAGCATAGCCCCACTTCCTCAGAAAAGAAGGGGCCATCTCCCCACAATGCCTTACAAGGAGAAGGCTTGTCTATCAAGGAAATTCCTTGTCTTTACCCTTCCTCCCTCCCAAACCAGGTATGATCCCCAGCAGCAGTCTCCATACCTCAGTCAGAGCAGCCCCACTccccaggcaggcaggcaggcaggcagggctGGGAGAAGATTCCGGGACCTTCCCACCTCTTCACCCCATCAGCAACCTCAGCGATACTTACTTACAATAACTACCACGATGATGGCACAGATAGCTCCCAGCATGATCATCATCTGAAGAAACATGGACAAAATATGAGCCTTTGGACTtggggaagaaggaaaaaagctgGACCAGAGGTTTGGGAACTGAATTTCCTCTATTCTTTGGGCAGTGGAAGAAACCACTCATCACCCAGACATGAGCATGCCTTTCAGGCCTAATCCTTTGCTTCCCATAGGATCATAATCCCACGACCATGTCTGTAGTTTTTCAGAAACAGCACAAGATCTGCAATTCACTCCTTTTTGGCTTAGTTCCTGTTGCCTGGGGGCTTTAAAGGGAATTCCAATGAAGAAGCAGGCTTTAGATCTTTATATTCAGTtagtttggttttcattgtgaaaTGTGTAGTGCATTTCCAAAAATTTTCAGGAGTATTTACACCTGAATCATTGTGTTGCTGTTGGTTGTGTCAGAGAAACTTCCCGTTAAAATTTTTTGCCTGAGACTCCTATGGGAAAAAGGTACTTAAATATTCTAAACGCCCCAGGGTAGCACTTTCACTTTCTCAGTAAGTGGTTCTGAATACTCTAGCCTACCCTGGTGGCCAATACATGTAACTCATCTCAAGGAGAAGGTATTCAGATTTTCCTCCTAAGAACCCTGCAAGGCAGAGACTTGGCACCAGTAGTAAGAGGGAATGTAGAAGCTGAGAGTTTTCTTGTCCTCTACAAGTGGAAGCACAAGAAAAGAAGGGAGAGAGGACAAGGAAATTCACCTTGCAGTTTTTCCACCAATACTTCCTCTTTAGCTTGGCAGCACTGCTCTCAAATTGCGATGCTCCTGCCTGTAAGGCATCAGCTCGGTCATCCAGTTCTGATAGTTTCTGGTCCCTCTCCAGGACCTTGTCCACATTCACACGCATGATATCCACCACCTAAGAGGAGTGCAAAAACAAGGCTGCTACGCTTCCCAATAGAGATAGGAGAAAGAACAACAACTTGGGAATCGCAAGTCTGGACCCATCTAAGAGATGCTTTGCCTCTCAGAGTCTTTAACTAACcccctgtaaaaaaaaaaaaaaaaaaaaaaaaaaaacagagaatggACAAGAGGTTCCCTTCTGTTTCTAAACTTCTATGGTGGACAAGAGATTCCCTTGTTTCTAAACTTCTATGATTTGGAAACTCTCAGAGAGATGGGAATCCACCTACCTCCTCCACCTGTGCCTGGGTTTGCTGTAGTCGTCTATTACTGGTCGTGTTAGGAGGAGGGCCAGGGGGACCCCCACCAGGGGCAGTCCCTTCTGTCCCTTCAGTGGGTGGCTGAGCTGGAGCAGACCTATGGAGAGAAGTGGAGAGAGTACACAAAATAACCAAGACAAGAAAGGAATCATATGCATTCTCACCTAATTCCACCCCAGCAACTATGATTAGGTTATAGCAAATGGAAGGGATTCTAGCTCCTTGGCAATATCAAGTAGGGAGATGCAGCATACAGGCAAGGAACAAAAGATGAAAGAGCCAGTAACAATATTTAGATGTAACAACACGAAGAATACCATTAAGAGATCTTGTTTTGGGCTAACCTCTGACTCAAATTCAAGCCCATCTTCTGATACAATGGCTTCAGGGACAAATGTGCCAGCCTTGGCCTAAAAGGCATTTCCCAGGTTGTCAAAAGCCTTCGCATGAAGACAAATGGAAAAACTCAATACAGATAGGAGACATTTGTAGAAAACACAAATCCCTCAGGACATGCAAAGTTTGAACATAAAAGGAAAGGCAAGCTGACTAACTCTACTTATAGTGATCTAGTTATTGATTATGTTTCACCTGGTGACTAGTATATCTGTGCTGCTACAAGGACAACTTGGAGTATCGCCAAAGGCAAAGTCTGTGTAGGTAGAATGAGTCAGGATTGTTTGTTTGCATTGTTTTTGGCAGAGAAGATAGGGGTTTCATTTAGATTGAATCTGAGGCACAAAGCAATTGCATTAGTTGTGGAAACTGTTCCAAGAGCATAGACAGGAAACAAAAATAATGctagaaatagttctcgatgtacATGCACCACAGACATTCTGTACCTTCCTTTTGTAGATTTGGCAGTCTCAGGAGACTGGCCTAGTCTCCTGTGTCCCAAAAAGAAATCTTGGTTTATACTACCTTACCCATGGAAACTGTTTCTCTTGCATTACCAACTGAGGCTAAGACATACCTTAGTCTTTGGAGGGAATAATCCAGTGAGGTCTTCAAGCTAAACTTCTTTCCCAGTCCCAACACATGGAAACTAAATTTACCTGCTAAGGAATTCCAAGTAGTCTAACCTAAAGATTGAGATTTTCTCTGCCAAGGAAAAAAACGCAGGTGGGCAACGATCTCTAAAATTTGAAGAATACAAATTTCCATAGCTCATAGAGAGGGAGAACCTCAAAAAACATACTTCACCAGAGGAGTCCAAGAATAAATGCATCACAAAGTCACCAAAAAGGAAATTCCTTGATTAATCACAATAGAACTTAATACCTAGAAGCTCCTCTTTCTTAACTGAATTTCTTTCagtctaaaaataaagaaagacagTTAGAGAGGCTATACTAGCAGATTATTCCTCATTTAAGGGATCATTTTTGTATTTCCCTCCAAGTCACAAAGAGGGCAAAGGAAAGAAAGATACAAAGCCCTGGGAGCCTTAAGACTTTTATGCTGGTACTGAGATATTTAAGCAATCTGATTCTAGACTGAAGGCAGAAATTTCAATGAGTAAGTAGCAGCCGGTGTTGGAAGTAGTCCAGGATGGTGGCACCAATGACAAGATTAAGGTCAAAGACCTTGTGATTCCCTGGTAGCCACCATGCTTTCTCCATTCCTTCCTTTCATCCCACATGGATAATATCTAGAACCAGTCAGCTGAGAAGGATCCCCCTccccaaaatgaaaataattgatGTCTTAGGGCTTGTCCAAAATGCACAGAATATTGTCTATAGTTAAAACTGCagaaatcaaagaggaaaaactgaAACGGCTATACAGCCTTTGGGGGACTGACTTCACTTACTACTTGTTGGGAATTAAGTAGAACACTCAGCAGTACCACATCCAGAAAGAGTTATAACTCTTATGTAATATAAGTAAATCTTTCCCTTTTTTAAGTCCCTatgagaagaaatacaaatacacCTGGGATTAGGACAGGACTCCAGGcagtatcagaaaaaaaaaaaaaataaattaaaacatattGTGGTCCTGAGAGGGAAGAACTTAATTGGTCTAGCCATAGCTCTCCTTCAAGATCTTGGGAAGGGGATGATATTGAAGATGGTTGGAGACTAAACGCTGCATGTCAGAGAAAGAGGAGGTTGTTCAGTTCTCCCTATTTCTCCTCCAAATACTTGGCTAGGACTTGGTGACAGAAAAGGGTCTCCTATAAGGGTGGCCTTAGGATGAATGGTTGCATGGGATCACTGCCCCTTGGGTCTTTCTGAACTGCACAGCGGGGGCCAGGTGTGCATGCAGTTCAGAAAGGGGACTGGCAGATAAGTTTCTGGAGCTTTGATTATGGCCTTGAGGACGCGGTACATCACACTTTGGGTGAGGGGCACACACAAATCCAGAGACCTCAGGCAATCCGAATtactcaccagcaggtgcacccaTGACTGTGTTTCCAAACGCtctaagtacagattcagacgacATGATAGGGTTTTCAAATTCCCTACCTTTCTCCATACCCGCCTTCGCCCTCTCTGGGATTTCACTATACGGAGACTAGAATAAAGTGCCACTCAGAAGAGAGGGTGCAATGAATGTGGGACCCCTGCCCCGCCCGTGGGGACTAGCTGTGGTTTATGCAGGAATGGGGGGCTGTCCCCCTCCGGGGGTGGGGGCGGTCTGGGGGCGGTGCGCGGTGAAGTTCCCGCGTCGCTGCAGCTGCTGCAATGCGCCATTTTCAGTCCCGCAGAGTAGGGCGCTGGGGGTGAGAGTTGGCAAGGAGGTCTGGAGCCCCCTACAACAGAGTCAACTCACAtttttctgacaggagtgagagtcCAACTCCTCTCTGGAGGCTGCGGCGAGACACCCGGCGGAGAAACGCTGCGGCTGAATCGGACGGAACTGTGGAGCTCCGCCTCCCACTGACCACCAGGCGCTCTAGCTGCGGTGCAACTTACTGCAGCTGCCGCGCCGGACCCCAGCTTTATTAGTGCTGGCCACGCCTCCCGGATACCGTTAACAACATCCAGTCCAATCCACGCCTAGAGTCGTCTCCAAGTACAGCCGTTCTAGCCCGCCCTGTCCCTTCAGATTTGCCAATCAAAACTCTCCCCTCGTACCGACTTCGAAAAGGAGCGGTTGCGGTCAGGAT includes:
- the Vamp1 gene encoding vesicle-associated membrane protein 1 isoform X3, with amino-acid sequence MSAPAQPPTEGTEGTAPGGGPPGPPPNTTSNRRLQQTQAQVEEVVDIMRVNVDKVLERDQKLSELDDRADALQAGASQFESSAAKLKRKYWWKNCKMMIMLGAICAIIVVVIVRQD
- the Vamp1 gene encoding vesicle-associated membrane protein 1 isoform X1, which encodes MSAPAQPPTEGTEGTAPGGGPPGPPPNTTSNRRLQQTQAQVEEVVDIMRVNVDKVLERDQKLSELDDRADALQAGASQFESSAAKLKRKYWWKNCKMMIMLGAICAIIVVVIVIYFFT
- the Vamp1 gene encoding vesicle-associated membrane protein 1 isoform X2 → MSAPAQPPTEGTEGTAPGGGPPGPPPNTTSNRRLQQTQAQVEEVVDIMRVNVDKVLERDQKLSELDDRADALQAGASQFESSAAKLKRKYWWKNCKMMIMLGAICAIIVVVIVSKYR